Proteins co-encoded in one Halorussus lipolyticus genomic window:
- the glyA gene encoding serine hydroxymethyltransferase, with protein MKYDRVRDADPEVADALEAEVERQRDTLAMIASENHVSEAVMEAQGSVFTNKYAEGYPGSRYYGGCENIDTVEELAIERAKELWGAEHVNVQPHSGTQANMGVYFAMLEPGDKILSLDLTHGGHLSHGHHANFTGELYEVEQYEVNPETGYLDYDAIRDHAEEFDPDIIVSGYSAYPREVEWETIQETADAVDAYHLADIAHITGLVAAEEHPSPVGVADFVTGSTHKTIRAGRGGIIMCDDEYADAIDSAVIPGMQGGPLLHNIAGKAVGFEEALQPEFENYAAQTTANAEALGESLQEHGFELVSGGTDTHLVLVDLRESHPDVTGKDAEEALEDVGIVLNANTVPGETRSPFVTSGIRAGTPALTTRGFDEDDCRYVGDLIARVVNNVDDDDVLGEVAEDVQELCEANPLYE; from the coding sequence ATGAAGTACGACCGCGTCCGCGATGCCGACCCGGAGGTCGCAGATGCCCTCGAAGCCGAAGTAGAGCGCCAACGCGACACGCTGGCGATGATTGCCAGTGAGAATCACGTTAGCGAGGCCGTGATGGAGGCCCAAGGGAGCGTCTTCACCAACAAGTACGCCGAGGGCTACCCCGGTTCGCGCTACTACGGCGGGTGCGAGAACATCGACACCGTCGAGGAGCTAGCCATCGAGCGCGCGAAGGAACTCTGGGGCGCAGAACACGTCAACGTCCAGCCCCATTCGGGCACGCAGGCCAACATGGGCGTCTACTTCGCCATGCTCGAACCCGGCGACAAGATTCTGTCGCTCGACTTGACCCACGGCGGCCACCTCAGCCACGGCCATCACGCCAACTTCACCGGCGAACTCTACGAGGTCGAACAGTACGAGGTGAACCCCGAGACGGGCTATCTCGACTACGACGCCATCCGCGACCACGCCGAGGAGTTCGACCCGGACATCATCGTCTCGGGTTACTCCGCGTATCCCCGAGAGGTCGAGTGGGAGACGATTCAGGAGACCGCCGACGCGGTGGACGCCTACCACCTCGCCGACATCGCTCACATCACGGGTCTCGTCGCCGCCGAGGAACACCCCTCGCCGGTCGGCGTCGCCGACTTCGTGACTGGTTCGACCCACAAGACCATCCGGGCGGGCCGGGGCGGCATCATCATGTGCGACGACGAGTACGCCGACGCCATCGACTCGGCCGTGATTCCGGGGATGCAGGGCGGTCCCCTTCTGCACAACATCGCGGGGAAGGCGGTCGGATTCGAGGAGGCCCTCCAACCCGAGTTCGAGAACTACGCGGCCCAGACCACTGCCAACGCCGAGGCCCTCGGCGAGAGCCTACAGGAACACGGTTTCGAGTTGGTCTCGGGCGGCACCGACACCCACCTCGTGCTGGTGGACCTGCGGGAGTCCCATCCGGACGTGACCGGCAAGGACGCCGAGGAGGCCCTCGAAGACGTTGGCATCGTGCTGAACGCCAACACCGTGCCCGGCGAGACGCGCTCGCCCTTCGTCACCAGCGGGATTCGGGCCGGGACGCCCGCCCTCACCACTCGCGGATTCGACGAGGACGACTGTCGGTACGTCGGTGACCTCATCGCCCGCGTGGTGAACAACGTGGACGACGACGACGTGCTGGGCGAAGTCGCAGAGGACGTCCAAGAACTCTGCGAGGCCAATCCGCTCTACGAGTAA
- a CDS encoding PKD domain-containing protein, with translation MSEKNETSWSRRDTLKVMGTTGVGLVGASAATGNAAAAGPTAVINTTPLPATEGTSITFDASESTGDITKYEWYRNAAGNGLTGVDGTGKTFSESFAAGDFTIKLKVTDSNGNTDTSKFSFKVYSDATVTEPTARIDMVRNGDGEITFDGTRSTSPRGDIVKYEWWRNAAGSGLTGVDFTGPGFYEHFADGSDFDIKLRVTDENGQTDEKVITITA, from the coding sequence ATGTCTGAGAAAAACGAAACGTCGTGGAGTCGTCGAGACACGCTGAAAGTAATGGGTACGACGGGCGTCGGTCTCGTTGGTGCCTCTGCGGCGACCGGGAACGCCGCCGCCGCAGGGCCGACCGCAGTCATCAACACCACCCCGCTCCCCGCCACGGAGGGCACGTCGATTACGTTCGACGCGAGCGAATCGACCGGCGACATCACCAAGTACGAGTGGTACCGTAACGCCGCTGGAAACGGTCTGACCGGCGTCGATGGAACCGGAAAGACGTTCTCCGAGTCGTTCGCGGCGGGCGACTTCACCATCAAACTCAAGGTCACGGACAGCAACGGAAACACCGACACGAGCAAGTTCTCGTTCAAGGTCTACAGCGACGCGACTGTCACCGAGCCGACCGCCCGAATCGACATGGTTCGGAACGGCGACGGTGAGATAACGTTTGACGGCACTCGTTCGACCTCGCCGCGAGGAGACATCGTGAAGTACGAGTGGTGGCGGAACGCCGCCGGAAGCGGACTGACCGGCGTCGATTTCACTGGTCCCGGCTTCTACGAACACTTCGCCGACGGAAGCGACTTTGACATCAAACTGCGCGTCACTGACGAGAACGGTCAGACCGACGAGAAAGTGATTACAATCACTGCCTGA
- a CDS encoding bifunctional methylenetetrahydrofolate dehydrogenase/methenyltetrahydrofolate cyclohydrolase — protein sequence MTEVIDGNAVAERIRSDLQDSIETLADEGVEVGLATVLMSDDPASETYVSMKQRDCEEVGIEGIHVEIDPEAPAEKLHDTIEDLNDDPDVHGILVQMPVPDHVDDREVLRAIDPEKDVDGFHPENVGRLVAGHARYRPCTPHGVLKLLESANVEIEGADVTIVGRSNIVGKPLANLLMQKADDGNATVTVCHSRTDDLEAKTRQADIVVAACGVPEMIDGSMLSEDTTVIDVGVNRVDADTDKGYELVGDVDYDSAKETASAITPVPGGVGPMTRAMLLYNTVKAAGRQEGVDVDLP from the coding sequence ATGACAGAGGTAATCGACGGCAACGCCGTCGCCGAGCGAATCCGGTCGGACTTGCAGGACAGCATCGAGACGCTCGCCGACGAGGGCGTCGAAGTGGGACTCGCCACCGTGCTGATGAGCGACGACCCCGCCAGCGAGACCTACGTCTCGATGAAACAGCGCGACTGCGAGGAGGTCGGCATCGAGGGCATCCACGTCGAAATCGACCCCGAGGCCCCCGCCGAAAAACTCCACGACACCATCGAGGACCTCAACGACGACCCGGACGTTCACGGCATCCTCGTCCAGATGCCGGTCCCTGACCACGTGGACGACCGCGAAGTCCTCCGGGCAATCGACCCCGAGAAGGACGTTGACGGCTTCCACCCCGAGAACGTGGGTCGCCTCGTCGCGGGCCACGCCCGCTACCGGCCCTGCACGCCCCACGGCGTGCTGAAACTCCTCGAATCGGCGAACGTCGAAATCGAGGGCGCAGACGTGACCATCGTCGGTCGGTCGAACATCGTGGGCAAACCGCTGGCCAACCTGCTGATGCAGAAGGCCGACGACGGCAACGCGACCGTGACGGTCTGTCACTCCCGGACCGACGACCTCGAAGCGAAAACCCGACAGGCGGACATCGTAGTCGCGGCCTGCGGCGTCCCCGAGATGATAGACGGGTCGATGCTCTCCGAGGACACGACGGTCATCGACGTGGGCGTCAACCGCGTCGATGCGGACACCGACAAGGGCTACGAACTCGTCGGCGACGTGGACTACGACAGCGCCAAAGAGACGGCCAGCGCCATCACGCCGGTCCCCGGCGGCGTCGGCCCGATGACCCGCGCGATGCTCCTCTACAACACTGTGAAGGCCGCCGGTCGGCAGGAAGGCGTGGACGTTGACCTGCCGTAA
- a CDS encoding RPA12/RPB9/RPC11 RNA polymerase family protein: protein MQFCDECGSIMHTEDDAWVCRTCGNEEPRDSQAEAEMTTQDGQRDDGAPDVADATQDANETMQEPCPADDCDSDRAAYEMMPKPGGSYEVRLFTCVECGHKWRES from the coding sequence ATGCAATTCTGTGACGAGTGTGGTTCGATAATGCACACGGAGGACGACGCGTGGGTGTGTCGCACCTGTGGGAACGAGGAGCCACGGGACTCGCAAGCGGAAGCAGAGATGACGACCCAAGACGGCCAGCGGGACGACGGGGCACCCGACGTGGCCGACGCGACCCAAGACGCCAACGAGACGATGCAGGAACCCTGTCCGGCGGACGACTGCGACAGCGACCGGGCCGCCTACGAGATGATGCCCAAGCCGGGTGGCTCCTACGAGGTTCGACTGTTCACCTGCGTCGAGTGCGGTCACAAGTGGCGCGAGTCCTGA
- a CDS encoding DUF7117 family protein: protein MKIRGQRECTDCGARWSYYDTGSVECPDCGSLRSVGVEDDRRLHTDSPAEFDLTEPREAVDARPLREVANTAGDLAREYVRKRGFVRGGDLQRLDDTYLSAQELRHTADVVGRGLDLNDDEEWYFLALLRGADADPETDPETDRRPAPGEVPESMHPVRGLAYAEAVAEYRREMADWADENEVADAGRDALETLGDHVKRVQALDGDVDAETAELLVSSARDVGEYLRTGDDDALVSARDRFGRLA from the coding sequence ATGAAGATTCGCGGCCAGCGGGAGTGTACCGACTGCGGCGCGCGGTGGTCCTACTACGACACCGGGAGCGTCGAGTGCCCCGACTGCGGAAGCCTTCGGAGCGTCGGCGTCGAGGACGACCGTCGCCTCCACACCGATAGCCCCGCCGAGTTCGACCTGACCGAACCGCGCGAGGCCGTCGATGCCCGGCCGCTCCGCGAGGTCGCCAACACCGCCGGGGACCTCGCCAGAGAGTACGTCCGCAAGCGAGGCTTCGTCCGGGGCGGCGACCTCCAGCGGTTGGACGACACCTATCTCTCTGCGCAGGAACTCCGCCATACTGCCGACGTGGTGGGCCGGGGCCTCGACCTGAACGACGACGAGGAGTGGTACTTCCTCGCGCTCCTCCGGGGCGCGGACGCCGACCCGGAGACCGACCCCGAGACGGACCGGCGGCCCGCGCCCGGCGAGGTTCCCGAGTCGATGCACCCGGTTCGGGGGTTGGCCTACGCCGAGGCCGTCGCGGAGTACCGCCGCGAGATGGCCGACTGGGCCGACGAGAACGAGGTCGCCGACGCGGGCCGGGACGCGCTCGAAACCCTCGGCGACCACGTGAAGCGCGTGCAGGCCCTCGACGGCGACGTGGACGCCGAAACCGCAGAACTGCTGGTCTCGTCAGCGCGCGACGTGGGCGAGTACCTGCGGACCGGCGACGACGACGCGCTGGTCAGCGCGCGCGACCGGTTCGGCCGGTTGGCATAA
- a CDS encoding AI-2E family transporter yields MVGGMSIDRSRLGWWLVGLALGAAVLYVVYSFIGTFVFGIFLYYATRPVYKRLRRRMRPASLAAGTALLALALPVLLLMAYTGAIALQEFNNIAKKTDIDGLQTTIQPYLDVSSVAQRPGELLANPDPALVSEIGRSALEYLGFIGNAVLHLFVMIAIAFYLLRDDHRFSRFVRRQFSDEGGVVEAYGRAVDRDFNSIFFGNILNALLTGTIGAAAYNTLNLVAPGSVIPYPTLVGLLTGAASLIPIVGMKLVYFPISAYLGLETAMNDPALLWFPALFFAVSLVVVDTIPDLVLRPYVSGRNLHVGLVMLAYIFGPLLFGWYGIFLGPMILVLVVHFVRIVLPELVAGEPIRPWAVDPTYLFEPETPTTQTDEFHHETETSGNRGDNTAGATGDVERSPEGETGAETPPGQSDR; encoded by the coding sequence ATGGTCGGCGGTATGAGCATCGACCGCTCGCGTCTCGGCTGGTGGCTCGTCGGACTGGCACTCGGAGCGGCGGTGCTGTACGTCGTTTACTCCTTCATCGGCACGTTCGTCTTCGGCATCTTCCTCTACTACGCGACCCGGCCGGTGTACAAGCGCCTCCGGCGACGGATGCGCCCCGCGAGTCTGGCCGCTGGGACGGCGTTGCTGGCGCTGGCGCTCCCGGTCCTGCTGTTGATGGCCTACACCGGAGCCATCGCGCTACAGGAGTTCAACAACATCGCCAAGAAGACCGACATCGACGGGCTTCAGACCACGATTCAGCCCTACCTCGACGTGTCGAGCGTGGCCCAGCGCCCCGGCGAACTGCTGGCGAACCCCGACCCCGCGCTGGTGTCGGAAATCGGCCGGTCGGCACTCGAATATCTGGGCTTCATCGGCAACGCCGTCCTGCACCTGTTCGTGATGATAGCCATCGCGTTCTACCTGCTTCGGGACGACCACCGCTTCTCGCGGTTCGTCCGCCGACAGTTCTCCGACGAGGGCGGCGTCGTGGAGGCCTACGGCCGGGCGGTTGATAGGGACTTCAACAGCATCTTCTTCGGCAACATCCTCAACGCCCTGCTGACCGGGACCATCGGCGCGGCGGCATACAACACGCTGAACCTCGTCGCGCCGGGGAGCGTCATCCCATATCCGACGCTGGTGGGGCTATTGACCGGCGCGGCGAGCCTCATCCCCATCGTCGGCATGAAGCTGGTCTACTTCCCGATTTCGGCGTATCTGGGACTCGAAACCGCGATGAACGACCCGGCGCTCCTCTGGTTCCCGGCGCTGTTCTTCGCGGTTTCTCTGGTCGTCGTGGACACGATTCCGGACTTGGTTCTGCGACCCTACGTCTCGGGCCGGAACCTCCACGTCGGACTGGTCATGCTGGCGTACATCTTCGGTCCGCTACTGTTCGGGTGGTACGGCATCTTCCTCGGGCCGATGATTCTGGTGCTGGTGGTCCACTTCGTCCGCATCGTCCTGCCGGAACTGGTTGCGGGCGAACCCATCCGACCGTGGGCGGTGGACCCGACCTACCTTTTCGAACCGGAGACGCCCACGACCCAAACTGACGAGTTCCACCACGAGACCGAGACGTCCGGGAACAGGGGAGACAACACCGCCGGAGCGACTGGCGATGTGGAGAGAAGCCCGGAGGGAGAGACGGGCGCGGAGACGCCGCCGGGCCAGAGCGACCGCTGA
- a CDS encoding PadR family transcriptional regulator translates to MHDLTGFQRDLLYVIAGLDEPHGLAIKDELESYYEKEIHHGRLYPNLDTLVDKGLVEKGQRDRRTNYYTLTRRGKREIEARREWERQYVELSVEA, encoded by the coding sequence ATGCACGACTTGACAGGATTCCAGAGAGACCTGCTGTACGTCATCGCCGGACTGGACGAACCCCACGGTCTCGCTATCAAGGACGAACTCGAATCGTACTACGAGAAGGAGATTCACCACGGTCGGCTTTACCCTAACCTCGATACGCTCGTAGACAAGGGACTGGTCGAGAAGGGCCAGCGCGACCGGCGGACCAACTACTACACCCTGACTCGCCGGGGCAAGCGCGAAATCGAGGCCCGCAGGGAGTGGGAGCGCCAGTACGTCGAACTGAGCGTCGAGGCCTGA
- a CDS encoding amphi-Trp domain-containing protein, producing the protein MPEEVLFETERRMDQTEIASYLRTVAEKLESGEDITLSAGDQSVTLTPPAQPTFEVKAERETPSGGGQGELSIEFELEWDEGGEQGGDSSLNIE; encoded by the coding sequence ATGCCAGAAGAAGTGCTGTTCGAGACCGAACGACGCATGGACCAGACCGAAATCGCCTCCTACCTCCGGACAGTCGCCGAGAAACTGGAGTCGGGCGAGGACATCACGCTGTCGGCGGGCGACCAGTCGGTGACGCTCACGCCGCCCGCCCAACCGACCTTCGAGGTCAAAGCCGAGCGCGAGACGCCCTCGGGCGGCGGGCAGGGCGAGTTGAGCATCGAGTTCGAGTTGGAGTGGGACGAAGGCGGCGAACAGGGCGGGGACTCCTCGCTCAACATCGAGTAG
- a CDS encoding DUF1028 domain-containing protein, with product MEPRPSTFSIVARDPETEAVGVAVQSKFVSVGSVVPFASADAGAIATQSFANVAYGPDGLDLLREGKSAEEVVESLTDDDPEAAQRQVGVVGQDGSVAAFTGEECFDVAGDRQGETYTVQGNILENEATLDAMADAYEETDGGLPEKLLSALHAGNEAGGDKRGEQSAALYVVKPEGGYDGKNDRWIDVRVDDHDAPIEELERVFKIYDVTLLEREEPDDVRELSGETAEEVTATLAGLGFYDAEPTRTFGDDERDALEAFRGMNNFENHDLVVVEDALARGWDDAEGEGEDRMVDAIWHGLSRLDRK from the coding sequence ATGGAACCGCGACCATCCACCTTCTCCATCGTCGCACGAGACCCGGAAACCGAGGCCGTCGGCGTGGCGGTCCAGTCGAAGTTCGTCAGCGTCGGCTCTGTGGTCCCGTTCGCCAGCGCCGACGCGGGGGCTATCGCCACCCAGAGCTTCGCCAACGTGGCCTACGGACCGGACGGGTTAGACCTTCTGCGCGAGGGGAAGTCCGCCGAGGAGGTCGTCGAATCCCTCACCGACGACGACCCGGAGGCCGCCCAGCGGCAGGTCGGCGTCGTCGGACAAGATGGCTCCGTGGCGGCGTTCACGGGCGAGGAGTGCTTCGACGTGGCGGGCGACCGGCAGGGCGAGACCTACACCGTGCAGGGCAACATCCTCGAAAACGAGGCCACCCTCGACGCGATGGCAGACGCCTACGAGGAGACTGACGGTGGGCTTCCCGAAAAACTCCTCTCCGCGCTCCACGCGGGCAACGAGGCCGGCGGCGACAAGCGCGGCGAGCAGAGCGCGGCCCTCTACGTCGTCAAGCCCGAAGGCGGCTACGACGGCAAGAACGACCGCTGGATAGACGTACGAGTGGACGACCACGACGCGCCCATCGAGGAGCTAGAGCGCGTCTTCAAGATTTACGACGTGACGCTCCTCGAACGCGAGGAGCCAGACGACGTGCGCGAACTCTCGGGCGAGACCGCAGAGGAGGTCACCGCCACGCTCGCCGGCCTCGGATTCTACGACGCAGAGCCGACCCGGACCTTCGGCGACGACGAGCGCGACGCTCTCGAAGCCTTCCGCGGGATGAACAACTTCGAGAACCACGACCTCGTGGTCGTCGAGGACGCGCTGGCCCGCGGATGGGACGACGCGGAGGGCGAGGGCGAAGACCGGATGGTCGATGCGATTTGGCACGGCCTGTCGCGCTTGGACCGGAAATAA
- a CDS encoding DUF7528 family protein gives MTVAGETHLLTRAEADQLHEELRDALTERREFVRTVGTHREDGSYVVERRGADSSGHRKVFEGFAELRQLYDRLPEQFTAEDVAQSGLTGGRRHMLVHHLAEHPAFDCELEKRQPLTAEKVRRESSGGGTGD, from the coding sequence GTGACGGTTGCGGGTGAGACGCATCTCCTCACCAGAGCCGAGGCCGACCAACTGCACGAGGAGTTGCGCGACGCCCTGACCGAGCGCCGGGAGTTCGTGCGGACCGTCGGCACCCACCGCGAGGACGGAAGCTACGTGGTCGAGCGTCGAGGAGCCGACTCGTCGGGCCACCGGAAAGTGTTCGAGGGCTTCGCCGAACTCCGTCAGCTCTACGACCGCCTGCCCGAGCAGTTCACGGCCGAGGACGTAGCGCAGTCGGGGCTGACCGGCGGGCGCAGGCACATGCTGGTCCACCACCTCGCCGAGCATCCAGCCTTCGACTGCGAACTCGAAAAGCGCCAGCCCTTGACCGCCGAAAAAGTCCGCAGAGAATCGTCGGGAGGTGGAACCGGGGACTGA
- a CDS encoding MgtC/SapB family protein has product MPGIVEFLTQVPLDSEVVRVALAAALGLFLGLEREWSHKPAGIRTFTLISLLGAVFTILDRDVLLFLGGLLVIVQGIMLGIQGLLADDDEDVGLSLTTSVSMLVAFGVGALVMEGYILVGVTVAVLSSLLLVLKRELHSFAWGMSRQELRSAVEFAILAFVIYPLLPNEQFAFGIQPRTVWLMVVTVAAIGIVNYAVVTTYGGRGIAVTGFFGGLASSTAVVGTMLDHVRQRPEAASYGVAAILLADAAMAVRNLAIALAFTLPSSKPILVGAVLPLGAVILGSVAIAAYTADWSEHVDIDLESPFSLRNALGFGAIFLLVIVGGAVAQEQFGSAGFYVTALLSGLVSSAGATSSAVLLYMGGTIDQQTSVFGILLATASSITVKAALTLSAPNRSFSYRVAAWSGVLLAGSALAAVLAVV; this is encoded by the coding sequence GTGCCGGGTATCGTCGAGTTCCTCACCCAAGTCCCCCTAGACAGCGAGGTCGTCCGAGTCGCGCTCGCCGCCGCGCTCGGACTGTTCCTCGGGTTGGAGCGCGAGTGGTCACACAAGCCCGCCGGGATTCGGACGTTCACCCTCATCAGCCTGTTAGGGGCGGTCTTCACCATCCTCGACCGCGACGTTCTGCTCTTTCTGGGCGGCCTGCTTGTCATCGTACAGGGCATCATGCTCGGGATACAGGGCCTGCTGGCCGACGACGACGAGGACGTTGGTCTCTCGCTCACAACCTCCGTGTCGATGCTGGTCGCGTTCGGCGTCGGTGCGCTCGTCATGGAGGGGTACATCCTCGTGGGCGTCACAGTGGCGGTGCTGTCGTCGCTTCTACTCGTCCTCAAGCGCGAACTCCACAGTTTCGCGTGGGGGATGTCGCGCCAAGAGCTTCGGTCGGCGGTCGAGTTCGCCATCCTCGCGTTCGTCATCTACCCCCTGCTCCCCAACGAGCAGTTTGCGTTCGGCATCCAACCCCGGACGGTCTGGCTGATGGTGGTCACGGTGGCGGCCATCGGCATCGTCAACTACGCGGTCGTGACGACCTACGGCGGCCGGGGCATCGCGGTCACGGGCTTCTTCGGCGGTCTAGCGTCCTCGACCGCAGTCGTCGGGACGATGCTGGACCACGTTCGCCAGCGCCCCGAGGCCGCGTCCTACGGCGTGGCGGCCATCCTACTGGCCGACGCCGCGATGGCGGTGCGGAACCTCGCCATCGCACTGGCGTTCACCCTGCCGAGTTCCAAGCCGATTCTCGTCGGCGCAGTGTTGCCTCTGGGCGCGGTGATTCTGGGGAGCGTCGCCATCGCGGCCTACACCGCCGACTGGTCCGAACACGTGGACATCGACCTCGAAAGCCCCTTCTCGCTCCGGAACGCCCTCGGGTTCGGAGCCATCTTCCTGCTGGTCATCGTCGGCGGCGCAGTCGCCCAAGAGCAGTTCGGGTCCGCCGGGTTCTACGTGACTGCCCTGCTGTCGGGACTGGTCTCCAGCGCCGGGGCCACCTCGTCGGCAGTTCTGCTCTACATGGGCGGGACCATCGACCAGCAGACCTCGGTGTTCGGCATTCTGCTGGCGACGGCCTCCTCGATTACGGTCAAGGCCGCGCTGACCCTCTCGGCACCCAACCGGTCGTTCAGCTATCGGGTCGCGGCGTGGAGCGGCGTCCTGCTGGCGGGGTCGGCGCTGGCCGCGGTGCTGGCTGTCGTCTAA
- a CDS encoding aminotransferase class III-fold pyridoxal phosphate-dependent enzyme: MNRDTAEPTVEEMPGKRAQEWADYHHQFSAPSTYVYDFVWDFTEEAAGPFCTDIDGNVLMDFTSHVAAAPLGYNNPKIMDKFDEFDLVDPTKIAGQDFYAAGGWPPEEPELPGPTQLMDRLTDLTSHYDMDTVFLSNSGAEAVENAIKICYAQGGHRAFTFDGAFHGRTLGALSLNRSKVNHRKGYPEVGGVISVPYPSTDEAYRKDWLTDGPGGNVVADKLDPEQGIIDPDEVAYIILEPVQGEGGYRVPHDGFVSDLAEIRERFDVNVISDEIQAGMGRTGEMWGVDHLDLEPDVITSAKGLRAGATVANSDMFPKEKARLSSTWGAGKIVDSMQGVFTIDAIHEYDLLDNVAERGQQMRELLADADLPNVTDVRGRGLMLAVEFDSKERREAVVKSALKRGLLTLGCGYKTLRLLPPLDVTEREIELGFDLFAAAVEDVA; this comes from the coding sequence ATGAACCGAGATACCGCGGAACCGACCGTCGAGGAGATGCCCGGAAAACGGGCCCAAGAGTGGGCCGACTACCATCACCAGTTCTCTGCGCCCAGTACCTACGTCTACGATTTCGTCTGGGACTTCACCGAGGAGGCCGCCGGTCCGTTCTGTACCGACATCGACGGCAACGTCCTGATGGACTTCACCAGTCACGTCGCCGCCGCGCCGCTGGGGTACAACAACCCCAAAATCATGGACAAGTTCGACGAGTTCGACCTCGTTGACCCGACCAAAATCGCGGGACAGGACTTCTACGCCGCGGGTGGCTGGCCGCCCGAGGAGCCAGAACTTCCCGGCCCGACCCAACTGATGGACCGCCTGACCGACCTCACCAGCCACTACGACATGGACACCGTGTTCCTGTCGAACTCGGGGGCCGAGGCGGTCGAGAACGCCATCAAAATCTGCTACGCGCAGGGCGGCCACCGCGCGTTCACGTTCGACGGGGCCTTCCACGGCCGGACGCTCGGCGCGCTCTCGCTGAATCGCTCGAAGGTCAACCACCGGAAGGGCTACCCCGAGGTCGGCGGCGTCATTTCGGTGCCTTACCCCTCGACCGACGAGGCCTACCGAAAGGACTGGCTGACGGACGGTCCCGGCGGCAACGTCGTCGCCGACAAACTCGACCCCGAGCAGGGTATCATCGACCCCGACGAAGTGGCCTACATCATCCTCGAACCCGTGCAGGGCGAAGGTGGCTACCGGGTCCCCCACGACGGGTTCGTCAGCGACCTCGCCGAGATTCGAGAACGCTTCGACGTGAACGTCATCAGCGACGAGATTCAGGCCGGCATGGGCCGGACCGGCGAGATGTGGGGCGTAGACCACCTCGACCTCGAACCCGACGTGATTACCTCCGCGAAGGGTCTCCGAGCGGGTGCGACCGTCGCCAACTCCGACATGTTCCCTAAGGAGAAGGCTCGGTTGTCCTCGACGTGGGGCGCAGGCAAAATCGTGGACTCGATGCAGGGCGTGTTCACCATCGACGCCATCCACGAGTACGACCTGCTGGACAACGTGGCCGAGCGCGGCCAGCAGATGCGGGAACTCCTCGCGGACGCCGACCTGCCGAACGTCACCGACGTTCGCGGCCGCGGCCTGATGCTCGCCGTCGAGTTCGACAGCAAGGAGCGCCGCGAGGCCGTCGTCAAGTCTGCGCTGAAGCGCGGCCTGCTCACCCTCGGGTGTGGCTACAAGACCCTGCGACTCCTCCCGCCGCTCGACGTGACCGAGCGCGAAATCGAACTCGGCTTCGACCTGTTCGCCGCCGCCGTGGAAGACGTTGCCTGA